Below is a window of Carassius auratus strain Wakin chromosome 50, ASM336829v1, whole genome shotgun sequence DNA.
ATATTGACCAGCTTGCTGCACACTACAAGGGATTATTATAAAAACTTTAGTTCATTTTGCCTACAGTAATTCTCTTGTTTATTTCACATGATTTCTGCAAAGTATTTTAGTGGAACGTTTAAAACCAGGATTTTAATCCCAACTAAAACCAGTAAATGCTATGAATTTGTCTAAATGGTTTGGCATGATTCAGGCTTAGGATGAAGGTTAACCCAGCTGTTTCATATGAGCACATATGAAGCAAAAAGtaagtgttttatatttttatttaagttttttaagaGCAGAGAATAACAATATGGGGCTTCTCAGACTGGTCACAAAGAGTTCTCAGACTGGTTATAAATCTGACTGCTGACTAGTGATCATGACTCATGACTGAATCTTAATATATGAATAACAGACCCTTTAAATATTACAGCAAACATTGTCTATGTATCTGTATTCCATATTTTAAGTGTTTCATTTTATGGAGTCTTGAGACAGACATCAAATAGCCTAGTATCTGGTCATGTGATTTACAGCACACGTGTTCAAATTTGCACATGCTGTTAAAACAATCTGCActtttacttatatttaaaatagttacaACTTGATTCAGGCCCATCAATTTGAAAAGCAATTTGAATCACAAATGTGAAATGCtgtgtaaaatgtgttaaattcacTAGCCATTGTATGAAAAACTTCTAGAGGGTGACATGGGACCGACGACATATTTAAGCAAAAATACTTGCTTATGCATTTGTTTGCAATTCTAAACGAACACAGTCACGCgactaaaattaattatataacataACAGAACCAAGAACAACCCGTTTGTGATGTATTTTAACGTTTTTAAACTTCTTAGGATAACTAAAAGACCAGACTAAGTTGAACTAATTAGGCTCCAAATtaaagtaaaaagaaataaatctcaacatatatatattttgtattttgtatttatatttgtatttatgcaaCGTTGGCAGGCACTCATCAGCCAATTCCCAGCGCGCATGCGCGTGCTGCAGACGGGCGTGTGTTGTTTCACAGGTAAAGCAAACCAATGGGCTTTAAAGTCACGTACAAGGTTCAAAAGAGCTGTCAGTTACATCATGGTTAACAGCACATTTATTGTTCTCTTTTGGTACCTTAAAACGAGATTAAaaagacattaataaaatataaccaCACCTATGAAATAGCCTGTGTAAGGACGTTCAAGGTTGTTGACTGGTTTACTGTAAGGGTTGGGGAAGCTGCACTGGTCTCTGTGAGAGTCTGAATCATctcgtgctgctgctgctgcctcgGAGGGGAGGGTGATTGGACGGCTGTTGTGTTGGGAGAAGAGCAGATATCCGCAGCATTCCCCTGCATCTTCCAGTAATCCCATTTCTATCCTTCTGTCTGTCCATCCTTCAAGACCGCGTTCACCTGGAGAGACCTTGTCTGCTTCTGTAGGGTTAAAATGGCCAGCAGCTTCGCACGGGTTTTGTCCAGTAAAAGGAAGGTGGGAATCTTGTCGCTGGTCGGCGCGGGATCTCTGACCGTGGGATTCTTCCTGAACAGAGAGCAGCATGTCAATGCAGGAGCGCACGTCCGGAGAATCTACCCTCCGAGGTAACTACAACCATACCCGTGTTTTATAACGAcaatataatgcataaaataatgatatattgTGATAGGATGCCATATATTGTATTGAGTACAAATGCCCAAGTGGTAGTCAAATATGTTCATTCATATCAGACAGGAATGATCCAGTTTCATGGTCgcgtattatattatattatattatattatattatattatattatattatattatattatattatattatattatatattaaaaattgtgtATTCTACATTGTAAATCTAAATGTTTCTTTAGATCTAATTAATACAGTAGGCAGGCTACTAGCCTTCGAATTAACCATTTCATTTTCCCATGTAATGTTAGCCAACAAAACGATgaatgcaaattaattaattaattagttttttttacacattaattaaTATCCTCACAATATTTGGTTAAAAATGCACATGCGGTGCGGTTCAACATTggttgtgccaaaaaaaaaaaaagcttttgacgCGTACGGAACGCGTCGATGACATTTTAGAACGCCGTTTTTGATAGCTACTACGCGTTCTGAACGCGGTTATGACGCTTAGCGCTGTCTTGATATCGAGCACGCGCACACCAGGATTTGACGCGTTCAGAACGCGGGTTTGACACTCTAAAGCGCCGTTTTGATAGACAGGCCCAACAATACTGTCTTGTAGGCAGCTTGTTTGATTTTGAGATACAGGCATTTTCCTTTTTTCAGCTTAGTTCTTTTTCCCAACAGTGCTGAATATCCAGATTTGCGGAAGCACAATAACTGTATGGCCAGTCACTTGACCCCTGCTGTATATGCCAAGCTGAGTGATAAAACCACTCCGAATGGTTACACTTTGGACGAGGCTATCCAAACTGGCGTGGACAACCCAGGCCACCCCTTTATTAAGACAGTAGGAATGGTTGCAGGGGATGAGGAGTCATATCAGGTGAGAGGATGTCATACATTTTTGGCATAATAAGAGGCTTGCATTTTTGGAGCACCTAAGTACATCAAACATGTTTTGTGCAGGTCTTTGCTGACATTTTTAACCCAGTCATCAAAGAAAGGCACAATGGTTATGACCCCTGCACCATGAAACACCCCACTGACCTGGATGCCAGTAAGGTAGGAGTAAATGTTTTAGTTACACCTACAACATTGACAGTAGGGTGTTTCTTGAACTGTGTTCACTTTCATTTTCCAAAAGTCTTGGAATGCGTTCATAAttcatgttttatgtgttttcaaATAGATTTAATAGATATTTTTATAgagattttatctattttttttagcTATGCCACATACCCAGATATTTTAATcttgtaataaacaaatgttaaatattaaatactacatgtttcatatttatatacataaataagaaatctgtataaatatatgaaatataaacatactttattttaacatgtccttgttacacattaagaatatttaatttagtaataACAGTATATAATATGTAACTACAAGCAActaagttttaatgtttttgtgtaattacactgtaattacactgtaacaaggacacacacacacacacacacacacacacatatatatatatatatatatatatatatatatattcacaatatatataaataacaaataaaaatttactatttaattgtgtgtatttAGGAATCATAAAATGCTAGGTATGAAATAAGCCTTGGCAGGTTAccaattttattctaaaataatatttttagattattttctccttttttcaGTTTCATAACCGGGTCTTCTGGTGAAAAGGacctaaaatcaagaaaatatatttatttttgttcattttaatttaatggctcaattttacattttgattttaaatgtttaaatttttttatttaaattacatttatgcatttacagcACATTCAGGctattttttacctaacatgtgttccctgggaatcgaacccacaaccttgcactgctaacgcaatgctctaccgcttgagccacaggaacacattttttttttgtaatttttttaatgtaatactcAGATTCATTTAAATCTgagaaaaatcattaaaaaacatttgtaattaatttagtaactttaaaatgccatttccactacaaaatgaataaacaaactgcaCCTAGTTATAATATCACAATAGTTTGCCATTCTTTTAAATAGTAAAGCAGGTCATAAACACAAGCCTCAAAGTTTCAAGTTACTTCCATTATTTTCATCCTACTTTCGTCCCATCAGATACGGGGAGGCCAATTCGATGAGAAGTACGTTCTTTCGTCTCGAGTCAGGACAGGTAGGAGTATCCGAGGCCTGAGTCTGCCCCCGGCCTGCACCCGCGCTGAGCGCAGAGAGGTGGAGAGGGTCGTGATCGATGCCTTGGCAGGCCTGAAAGGGGACCTGGCAGGAAAATACTTCAGTCTCACTCAAATGAccgaacaagagcagcagcagctcaTTGATGTGGGTATATCCACAAATATGATGACATGTAATTCATTGCTGTCGACTCAACCCAAAAAGTATCCATGCTTAccttttgttttgctatatagGATCACTTCCTGTTTGATAAGCCTGTGTCACCCTTGCTGACATGTGCAGGCATGGCTCGCGACTGGCCTGACGCAAGAGGCATCTGGTGAGTTTAACCTCAGCGAGAAGGAGTTGAGTGGTTTGATGGCGAACAAAGTCCTCTGAAAGTCTACGTTTCATCCAGAAATAGTCTGAAGCAACCTCTACCGCCATGCACTGTGGTTTGATATTGTTCACAGCATGTACCCATGGCTCACTTACATCTCCTGCATAATTCATCCTCTTTTCTTTCCCTCTTCTTCCTTCTGCCTGCAAGGGAAAGTGTGCCAGAGTGTTGCCAGACTCCATTTGGAAATGACCTCCGATTTAATACCCTGATGGTTTTTGCACTTCTGAAAACATTAGAGACTATAAGtgagactaaaatgtaataaGGTCAATGGCAACTAGGTTTGGGAATCAAGAACAGgctcttattttaaaaataacagaacCATTTTGCAGATGTGGAGTCTGATTCTCAaacaaattattgaaatatacaGCGCAACCAATGTAGTCCAATTCCAGATCAATTGCCTCTGAGACAATGCTTTAAAACTGAATCAGATTTTCACATTTCATTGTCATCCACTATTTTGTTAATGCACATGGTGGAGATCTCTTCAGAAGCCTTATACAATGCAGGCCAAAGACACTGAACAGATTAAACAGATGCCTTTCAATTCCAGGCACAACAATGAGAAAACCTTCCTGGTGTGGGTCAACGAGGAAGACCACACTCGTGTGATCTCCATGGAGAAGGGGGGCAACATGAAGAGGGTCTTTGAGCGTTTCTGCAAGGGTCTCCTAGAGGTGAGGTCATGCACGTCTAAGTATGTGGCTCTCAGTCGCTGTAAAAACCACACAAGCTTCCGTTATTTATCCAGCAGAGATGCTGCAGTGGTTTATTGCAGCTCAGAGCAATCCCCTTTTGTGGACATACAGTTGTAAACACATTGTCCTGGTAGATGGGCATCTGTGTGTGATTATGTGTGTAGGTCTGTCTTAGTCTGTTGCTCATTCTAAAAggaaattgcatgtttaatatttcatctgttttatagTTTTTAGTTCAAACAGATCACTCTTGAATCTTTCTCAAAAGACTCTCTCTTTGTCCCTCAGGTTGAGAGACTAATTCAGGAGAAGGGTTGGGAATTCATGTGGAACGAGCGTCTGGGTTACATTCTCACTTGTCCGTCAAACCTGGGCACGGGGCTAAGAGCTGGTGTCCATGTTACTCTTCCTCGCCTCAGCAAGGTCCTTGCTCTAGAAATACAGTATAAACTTTCTCACCTCTTCAACCGATAGTCAGTTAAGGACCACATTAATATGTTATGTCTATTGTGGATTGtcttttcttgcaggaccctcgTTTCCCTAAGATTCTGGATAACCTGCGACTGCAGAAAAGGGGGACTGGAGGAGTAGACACAGCAGCTGTTGGAAACACTTTTGATATTTCCAATCTGGACAGGCTGGGCCAATCAGAGGTCAGTGATGTCAAAATCAATCGATCAATTTAAGTGTTAAGAAATTAAGATAATATGTAAATTCTTCACTAATTTGtgtaaatacagtaaattaaaaatgaaacccAATGTTTTGTGCTCCCTTTCCCGTTGATGCTGAAGTACCCTTTTGTCAAGGCTTTTTATATATTccattttcaatttaaataataattagtaataatattataaattaaataaaattataaaagggTCCAGATGATGACGATTTGATCTGGGATGATCCCTGGCATTCGTTCTGAGTGGAGCAGTGtgcttttatacttttattattaaataatgattattttacaaGAGTGAAGTGAAGAGAGTATGCACAGCTGTTGTTTTTATTGCTGCGTGTAGCCTGTGGAAGTCACATTAGCTGCAGTAAGGGTCATAGCcttcatttcagatttttttattaattaattcatttatttttgtctaaTTGACAGGTTTCATTCTTTTTATCTCTTAATTTGAATTGgctaagaaatcaaatacactacTGGACGGTAACCAAAAATTTGTATTCTACAATATTTGTGTGCTATATTTTCCTAACGCCAATTTCATGCTTGGTTTATAAAGGCTAATACGAACAACTTTATCCCatttttatcacagaataaggcAGGAAATATATTTCATAGCTTCTCTAGTAAATGATATGTCAGTTAGCACTGaattatatagtttatttatttgttacctggagatgacttgaaaaacatGCATAAACCATATATTTTCTCAGTTGTGTGTTTATTGTCTCAACGTTTCATCAGTCAAAATGTTTCTACTTTTTATTCAGCTCAGCTACAGCAGATATTGGCATACCTACAGTGATAGCCAgatgcctttgtccatattaTGGATTTCCTGCACATATTAAGATATTACTTCCATAAGTCCATTTTAGACTATCTGCATAAGAGCATTCTCCGGCtctgagtatgaatgaaacagacaCTGCATGAGAGCTTTTAGCACTCCATGATGTTCAGGATgcttcattttgcatattaataaaaCGTCAGGTCATGCATAGACTATCTTGTCTCTttgaatttaaatctagatttatttACACAGGCCCGTGAAACCTCTACATGAACACACCTGCCAGaataaccctttaactgccccaccaagaaaaaagcatttgaaaaaattttgtttgcatttcttatctccttatgtcattagttaccacactcaatgtattttttttcaacacgtcccataattttttaaatatcggcctctaccaaatggttgatatgtcac
It encodes the following:
- the LOC113066933 gene encoding creatine kinase U-type, mitochondrial-like — translated: MASSFARVLSSKRKVGILSLVGAGSLTVGFFLNREQHVNAGAHVRRIYPPSAEYPDLRKHNNCMASHLTPAVYAKLSDKTTPNGYTLDEAIQTGVDNPGHPFIKTVGMVAGDEESYQVFADIFNPVIKERHNGYDPCTMKHPTDLDASKIRGGQFDEKYVLSSRVRTGRSIRGLSLPPACTRAERREVERVVIDALAGLKGDLAGKYFSLTQMTEQEQQQLIDDHFLFDKPVSPLLTCAGMARDWPDARGIWHNNEKTFLVWVNEEDHTRVISMEKGGNMKRVFERFCKGLLEVERLIQEKGWEFMWNERLGYILTCPSNLGTGLRAGVHVTLPRLSKDPRFPKILDNLRLQKRGTGGVDTAAVGNTFDISNLDRLGQSEVQLVQTVIDGVNYLIECERKLERGQDIKIPAPMSQFK